One stretch of Cetobacterium sp. NK01 DNA includes these proteins:
- a CDS encoding PTS sugar transporter subunit IIC produces the protein MENKFLNKLEKVLLPIGDKIGNQKHLAAISTGMMMTLSLIVVGSLFLIVANPPINVNLVNPETQNIILKFMLNWKKFAIENYAILTKPFNFTMGIVGLMTSFTIAYALSGNYNLNKSTSGLISMIIFLLVAAPIENNSIVMTYLGADGLFIAIILSLLTVEITMLIEKLDWKFKGEHIPPAVLSFMNALIPLLVNIIIIYGLSIVIFVYTGKDIPSLIMLILTPALTIGNNIWGYVAIVVFGNLLWLFGINGTSIIFPLVFSLGIANTGINAELIKSGQEPQMLMNLQMFRVAILGGAGNTIGLVILMMRSRSQQLKSIGKLSFIPGICGINEPVIFGTPIILNPILAIPFLFMPIVSLSLTYVAQKIDLISMGYIVDPSFAPFFIQGYLSSMDIRNLIFTIFIAGLSIVIYYPFFKIHEKHMLEIENSI, from the coding sequence ATGGAGAATAAATTTTTAAATAAATTAGAAAAAGTACTCTTACCTATAGGGGATAAGATTGGTAATCAAAAACATTTAGCTGCAATTTCAACAGGAATGATGATGACACTTTCTTTAATTGTTGTAGGGTCATTATTCTTAATAGTAGCTAATCCACCGATAAATGTAAATTTAGTAAATCCTGAAACACAGAATATAATTTTAAAGTTTATGTTAAATTGGAAAAAATTTGCTATAGAAAATTATGCAATATTGACAAAGCCCTTTAATTTTACAATGGGAATAGTAGGGTTAATGACATCATTTACTATAGCTTATGCATTATCAGGAAACTATAATCTTAATAAGTCAACATCAGGTTTAATATCAATGATTATATTTTTACTAGTAGCTGCACCAATTGAAAATAATTCTATCGTAATGACTTATTTAGGTGCTGATGGATTATTCATTGCAATTATTTTAAGTCTTTTAACAGTTGAAATAACAATGCTTATTGAAAAATTAGATTGGAAGTTTAAGGGTGAACATATTCCACCAGCAGTCCTATCTTTTATGAATGCATTAATTCCATTATTAGTGAATATAATTATAATTTATGGTTTAAGCATTGTAATTTTTGTATATACAGGAAAAGATATTCCAAGTTTAATAATGCTGATATTGACACCAGCATTAACAATTGGAAATAATATATGGGGTTATGTTGCAATTGTTGTTTTTGGAAATCTATTATGGTTGTTTGGAATAAATGGAACATCAATAATTTTTCCTCTTGTATTTTCTCTAGGAATTGCAAATACAGGAATCAATGCAGAACTAATAAAATCTGGACAAGAACCTCAAATGCTTATGAATTTGCAGATGTTTAGAGTGGCAATATTAGGTGGAGCAGGAAATACAATAGGATTAGTTATTCTTATGATGAGAAGCAGATCTCAACAACTTAAATCAATAGGAAAATTATCGTTTATTCCAGGAATTTGTGGAATAAATGAACCAGTAATTTTTGGGACACCAATTATATTAAATCCAATACTGGCTATTCCATTTTTATTTATGCCAATAGTTAGTTTATCATTAACTTATGTTGCTCAAAAAATAGATCTAATATCTATGGGTTACATAGTAGATCCATCATTTGCACCATTTTTTATACAAGGATATCTATCATCTATGGATATAAGAAATTTAATATTTACAATATTTATAGCTGGATTAAGTATTGTAATCTATTATCCATTCTTTAAAATCCATGAAAAGCATATGTTAGAAATTGAAAATTCTATATAA
- a CDS encoding MurR/RpiR family transcriptional regulator, whose product MINVNYICKKHKLSTLEKSILEFIVENIQNKKKISIRNVAIENFTSTSVIYKCMNKIGYTSYSNFIYFLKTNHSSLISKGYSFEENESFKKAITLFKENKDKLFMFTSTGIANNISSYMNERLALIGIRGISNGHIQLLETSFAKDVILITLSQSGETESVIDILKIANKNKIKSISFIGKKDTTVESLSNINLVSNNDIFFADVITIFEEILKRI is encoded by the coding sequence ATGATTAATGTAAATTATATTTGTAAAAAACACAAACTATCAACTTTAGAAAAAAGTATCTTAGAGTTTATAGTTGAAAACATTCAAAACAAAAAGAAAATTTCTATTAGAAATGTAGCTATAGAGAACTTTACTTCTACATCTGTTATTTATAAATGCATGAATAAAATTGGGTATACAAGTTATTCTAATTTTATCTATTTTTTAAAAACAAATCATAGCTCTTTAATTTCTAAGGGATATTCTTTTGAAGAAAATGAATCATTTAAAAAAGCAATTACTTTATTTAAAGAAAATAAAGATAAACTTTTTATGTTTACATCTACTGGAATAGCAAATAATATATCTTCTTATATGAATGAGCGATTAGCACTTATTGGAATTAGAGGTATTTCTAATGGACACATACAATTACTTGAAACATCTTTTGCAAAAGATGTTATCTTAATCACTCTTTCTCAATCTGGTGAAACTGAATCTGTTATTGATATTCTTAAGATAGCCAATAAAAATAAAATAAAAAGCATAAGTTTTATTGGAAAAAAAGATACTACAGTAGAATCTCTTTCTAATATAAATCTTGTATCAAATAACGATATTTTTTTTGCTGATGTTATAACTATCTTTGAAGAAATCTTGAAAAGAATATAA